The following DNA comes from Clostridia bacterium.
CTGCTATCATCAGTGAAAAGAGAGATAGAAAATTTGCATTATTCTTTATAGATTCAGACAATTTTAAACTGGTCAATGATACATTAGGTCACGAGACAGGGGATCGGTTAATTGTGCAGATAGGCAGGAGACTGAGCCTTTTGGTTCACAGAGAGGATATGGTCTTCAGGCTGGGTGGAGATGAATTCATCTTCTTAATGTCTGATTTTGAGGATATAAATATGGTCGGAGAATATGCTGACAGAATAATGGAAATTTTCATTGAGGCTTTTGAGGTGAAAGGCAGTATTTTAAATATATCTGCGAGTATGGGAATTTCCATTTACCCGTACCATGGTACAACATCGGATGAGCTGCTAAAAAATGCAGATATAGCAATGTACAAAGCAAAAGAGTCGGGGAAGAGTAAATTTGTGATATTTGATAAATCAATGGATGATGAAATAGCAGAGAGAATGAATCTTGAAAAGCACTTGCATAAAGCACTTAAAAACAACGAGTTTATTCTTTATTATCAGCCTCAGGTAGATATCAAGACAGGGGAAATATCGGGTTTTGAAGCGCTTGTACGCTGGAACAGTCCAGATATCGGAATTGTGCCTCCTTTTAAGTTTATCACTATTGCAGAGGATAGCAGATTGATAATACCTTTAGGCGAAGTCATTCTCCGCAATGCCTGCTTATTTATAAGAAAAGTACAGGATTTTGGCTGGGGTGGATATACGATTTCTGTAAATATCTCTATAATCCAGCTGATGCAGGAAAACTTTGTAGATATAGTTTTGAAAACCATAGAAGAAACAGGGATAAATCCTGAAACTCTGGAACTGGAAATCACGGAATCTGTTCTTATGGAATCCTTTGAAATAATAAATAAAAAGCTGGAGGTCTTGAATCAGAAGGGAGTAAAAATAGCTCTGGACGACTTTGGCAAAGGGTACTCGTCTTTAAGCTATCTGGAGCAATTGTCAATCTCAACTCTTAAAATTGACAAGTCGTTTATTGACAGTATTTCCGGTTCAAAAAAAGGTGAAACCTTAGTAGGAGCCATAGTATCTATCGGACATAATATGGGATTGAATGTTGTTGCTGAAGGCGTAGAAACACAGGAACAGCTGGAGTATCTTATTGTTAATGGTTGTGACAGATTCCAGGGTTATCTTTTTAGTAAACCTTTACCCGAAAATGAAGTAATTAAAATTCTCAATATGGGAAGTACTATCATATAGGCAGCTTATAAGTAGTATTAGCCTGCGTACAGTTATGGAAAGGGGAGACTTGAGTATTGGGCATTGCAAAAAGGCTTTTTGGGAAAACCCCCGAAGGGGTCGAAGCGGATATTTTTACCCTTAATAATACAAAAGGCTTGATAGTAGAGATCACAAACTATGGGGGTATAATAGTATCACTTATTACACCTGACAGAAGCGGTAAAAAGGAAGATATTACTCTTGGCTATGACAGCTTGGAGGGTTATTTGAAAGATAGCTCTTATTTCGGAGCGATAATAGGAAGGAATGCAAACAGGGTTGAAAATGCGGAATTCAGTTTAAATGGTATACAGTACTATCTGGCAAAAAACGATGGAAATAATCATTTGCATGGTGGATTCAAGGGTTTTGATAAAGTGGTTTGGAATGCTGATATTGTCAGATATGAAGAAAGCGAATCCCTAAGGCTGGCTTATAAGAGTAAGGACATGGAGGAGAATTACCCCGGTAATCTTAATGTAGAAGTGATATATTCCCTGACAGAGGATAGCGCTCTAAAAATTGATTATTACGCTGTAGCAGACAAGGATACGGTGGTGAATCTTACAAACCATGCTTACTTTAATCTGGCGGGACATTCGGCGGGTGATGTTTCAAAGCATTTGCTGATGATTAAGGCAGACAGATTCACACCTGTAAACAGAGAAGGCATTCCTACCGGAGAAATAAGGGAAGTAAAAAACACCCCTATGGATTTCACTGCATTAACCCCGATA
Coding sequences within:
- a CDS encoding galactose mutarotase is translated as MGIAKRLFGKTPEGVEADIFTLNNTKGLIVEITNYGGIIVSLITPDRSGKKEDITLGYDSLEGYLKDSSYFGAIIGRNANRVENAEFSLNGIQYYLAKNDGNNHLHGGFKGFDKVVWNADIVRYEESESLRLAYKSKDMEENYPGNLNVEVIYSLTEDSALKIDYYAVADKDTVVNLTNHAYFNLAGHSAGDVSKHLLMIKADRFTPVNREGIPTGEIREVKNTPMDFTALTPIGPGLSSKCEQIVNGKGYDHNWVLNVSSGHPEKASELYEPESGRVLEIYTTKPGIQFYSGNFLDGSIVGKGGTVYSRRSGLCLETQYFPNAMKHKHFPSPILKAGEEYRHTTIYKFLTR